GCTGCTATATCTGCAAGAAAATACGCTTTACTGCCCTGGCGGCTTTGGCAAAGGAGAGCCGGTACCGGTGGGTCGCCGACGGCAGCAACGTCGACGACTTAGGCGATTACCGTCCCGGCATGAAGGCTCTGAAAGAAATGGCCGACGTCGTGCGCAGTCCCATGGTGGAAACGGGTATGACGAAAGGGGACATACGGGAGCTTTCGAAACTACTCGGCCTGCCGACGTGGGACAAGCAGAGCGCGGCCTGCCTGGCCAGCCGGATTCCCTACGGCGTGCCCTTGTCGCCCCAGCGTCTGCGCCAGGTCGACCAAGCCGAGGCGTACATCGCTCCCTTTGTGAAGGGGTCATTGCGCGTGCGTCACCACGGCGACGTCGCCCGCATCGAAGTGGGACGAGACGAAATCCCGTCCGTGCTGCAGCATGGAGAGGAAATCGTCCAGGCCCTGCGCGGCTATGGATTTACTTACGTGACTGTCGATTTAGGCGGATACGCCATGGGAAGCTTAAACGAAGGAATCGAGACGAGGGAGGAAACATAAATGGCAATTACGAAGAAAATAAAGCAGGAAATGCTGCAGCGGTTTCAGGATCAGTACGGCATCATGAAGCCGGCCCTGCATTATACGACGCCTTTCGAGCTCATGATAGCCGTCATCTTATCGGCTCAGTGTACGGACGAACGGGTAAACATCGTCACGGCCGGCATGTTTCCGGAATATAACACGCCGGAAAAGATGCTGACCCTGGGCCTGGAAGGGCTGGAAGAAAAAATACGCACCTGCGGCCTGTATCACAGCAAGGCCAAGAACATCTTAGCCAACTGCGCTATCTTGTGCGAACAGTACGGCGGCGAAGTGCCCCAGACCTTTGACGAACTGGTCAAGCTGCCCGGCGTAGGGCGCAAGACGGCAAATGTATTGGTCAGCATCTTATTCGATACGCCGGCCATCGCCGTCGACACGCACGTATTTCGCGTGTCCAACCGCCTGCAGCTGGCCGAGGGAAAGACGCCTCTGGAAGTCGAGAAGGGCTTGCAGAAAGCCATTCCCGAAGAATGGTGGAGCCGTGCCCATCACTGGCTCATCTGGCACGGCCGCCGCGTATGCAAGGCCCGCAAGCCGGCCTGCGACGACTGCTTCCTGGCCGACCTGTGCCCTGCCTCGTCAATTGACAAAAAAGCTAAAACTCGGTAAGATAGAACATGCTTAGGCTACAGCCATTTTAATAATGGGGGAGGGTTCATTCAATATGGATTTAAAATACGTAAAGGGCAGCTATATGGATGAAATCATGTGTGAAGGCAAGCCGGTCTTGTTCATGCTGGAAGGGCTGGAAGAAGGCCGGGACGAAGAAGCTCGCCGCTATGGCGAACACGTATGGGAATGGATTTTGGCGCACCGCTCCCGCGTTATGGCCCACGCGCCCCTCATCGCTAATTTTAAAAATAAGAAATGGCGGGCTGACGGAGAGCCCGAAGTATCGGCAGAGGAAATATGCGGCTACCTGCAGCGCATCAATTCCGTGTACGTGACCTATAACGGCGGTTTTGATATCTTCTTCGATACGAACAACGTATTTGAAGAACGGTCCATCGTCGTTTCTATGGGCAAAAACTTCGTCTTTAAAGGCGTTAAGCTCCTTTAATATATTGTCGAAATACGAGTGATGTGATACAATAAAAACAGTCTTGACAGTGAGGTGAAAGATAATGGCAAAACATATCATTACGATTAATACGGAATCGATTCAGAAAACGACGCAGCATGCTGGCTGCAGCGAATGTCAGACTTCTTGTCAGTCCGCTTGCAAAACGTCCTGCACCGTAGGCAATCAGGTCTGCACGAAATAATCAACATTGTTTATGAGGACGCCCTTTACCGTCAGGTAAAGGGTATTCTTGTTGTATGGAGGAATAATGACTACGATAAAACCGATGATTCACAAGTATTGTCAAAACGGCACGTACATGTTGCTGGACGTCAACAGCGGCATTATCAATGTAATAGATAAGATGACATACGACATTCTCGACGTATACGACGGAACGAATAAGGACGCCGTATACGAGGCTTTCGCCGGCGCGTATGCCAGGGAAGACATAGCGGAGACGCTGGGCGAACTGGACGAGCTCATCGAAAAGGAGTTGCTCTTTGCGCCTATGGCCGAAGACTTCCAGGTCGTCGCCGAAGAAGAGCCTATTGTAAAATCCCTGTGCTTGAATATTGCCCACGACTGCAACCTGCGCTGTAAATATTGCTTCGCGTCGCAGGGCGACTACGACACGCATAAGCGGGAGCTCATGAGCTTCGACGTCGCGAAACGGGCCGTCGACCTGCTTATCCGCAGTACCGAAGGGAAGCGGCAGCACTGTGAAATCGACTTTTTCGGCGGAGAACCGCTCATGAATTTCGACGTCGTCAAGCAGACGATCGAATACATCCGCGAGCAGGAAAAAATCCACGACAAAGTCTTTAAGCTGTCTCTGACGACGAACGGCATGCTGCTGGACCCGGCCAAGGTCAAGTACCTGACGGAAAATCATATCAGCCTGATCCTGAGCCTCGACGGCCATCCGGAAGTGCACAACCGCATGCGCCCCGACGCCGGCGGCCGCGGCTCCTATGATTCGTGCGCTAAAAATCTCGTCTACGCGGCGGAGCACCGCGACGGTGAAGAATACTACGTCCGCGGCACTTATACGAAATACAACCTGGACTTTGCCAAAGACGTGGAACACATGGCCGATTTAGGCTTTGAAGGACTGTCTATGGAACCTGTCGTAGGCGACGATTTGTCCTACGCCATTACGGAAGACGATTTGCCCCGCATTTATGAAGAATACGACCGCCTGACAGATTTATATTTGCAGCGCATGGATGAAGGCCGCCCCTTTATCTACTACCACTTCATCATGGACTTGTACCGCGGGCCCTGTATTGCCAAGCGCCTCCGAGGCTGCGGCGCCGGCCATGAGTACATGTGCGTCGTGCCGAACGGCGATATATATCCCTGCCACCAGTTTGTAGGCCAGGACGAGTACGTCATCGGCAATGTATATGACGGCGTTACGGATACAAAGCTGCCGCCCTTGTTCCGCGATATGCACGTCCTCAACAAGCCGATTTGCTGCGACTGCTGGGCAAAATTCTTCTGCAGCGGCGGCTGCCATGCCAACAATATCAAATACGGCGGAGATATCAAAACGCCGTATGCCCTGAGCTGCAAGATTCAAAAGAAGCGCATTGAATGTGCCATGTACATCCAGGCCGTATTAGCCATGCGCGGCCAAAAGGTTCGCTTATTTGGCGACGACCGGGATGACTGCGAAGGATGCGGCGCCTGTGAATAAGCTGAAACGAGGCTTGGTGCTCGTCGTATTTCTCTATCTCCTGTATGCGATTGCTAAAGAAGGGCCGACGACGGAATTGGTCGGACTGCTCTTGCTGCTGGCTTTTGTCTTTGTCATGCAGTGGTGGATGAAGAGCGACCTTCGCAGGCGAATGAAAGAAAAACAAAAAGATAACATACCATAGGATGTCCGTATGTGACGCGCAGGAAGAACGCCGATTTTTCCTGCGCGTTTTTGTATTCGGAAAGAACGGCGCATTTCTTGAAAGTGGATATAGAAAATAAAATATAAAAAAGTCTACTGATTTTGTTGACTTTATGATAAAACAGGAGTATGCTATGGATGTAAGCAAAAGTGCATCGTAAAGGTGTACTTTTAATTTGGAGTAATTGTATATTATTTATAGACGCGCAGGAGTGAAGCATTATGGCAGAATTATTAAACATAGAAGGGCTGAAAGTAGAAGTTGAAGGAAAGGAAATCTTAAAGGGATTGGATTTAACCGTTCGTGCCGGCGAAGTTCACGTCATCATGGGAACGAACGGCGCAGGGAAATCGACGTTGTTCAACGCCGTCATGGGGCATCCGAAGTATACCGTTACAGGCGGCAGTATTTTCTTCGAAGGAAAGGATATTACGCGCATGCCCGTAGACGAACGGGCTAAGGCGGGAATTTTCATGGCTTTCCAGGCGCCCATTGCCGTGCAGGGAATTTCTGTGGAGAACTTTACCCGCAGCGCTAAGAGCACGATAAGCGGCGAAACGCAGCGCATCATGCCTTTCCGTAAAAAGCTGAAAGCGCAGATGGAAGAACTGAAAATGGACAGCTCTTATGCTTCCCGCTACGTCAACGACGGATTTTCCGGCGGCGAACGAAAGAAGACGGAAATCCTTCAAATGTGCATGCTGGAACCGAAGCTGGCCATGCTGGATGAAATCGACTCGGGTCTTGATGTCGATGCCGTCCGCGTCGTGTCGCAGACCGTGGCGAAATACCACGACGAGGGGAATGCTCTCATGGTTATTACGCATCACAGTGAAATTTTGCAGGGCCTTCAGCCGGACGTGGTTCATGTCCTTATCGACGGAAAAATCGTCAAGTCCGGCGGTCCGGAATTGATCCAAGTCATCGAGGAAAAAGGCTACGACAGCTTTAGATAAAGAGAAAGGCAGGTACCATGTCATGACTACTATGGCTAATGCGGCGGAACAGAAGCGGAAAGACGAACGCAGGACGATCGAAGCGTTTTCTGATTTCAGCAATATATATAACTTTAAAAAGGACTTTACCTATTCCTATAAAACCCAGGCCGGCTTGACGGAAGACATCGTCCGGACTATTTCGGCAGAAAAAAAAGAACCGAAATGGATGCTCGATTTCCGTTTGAAATCGCTGGATATTTTTCACCATCTGGAATATCCTGTTTGGGGTCCCGATATCAGCGAACTCCATATGGACGACATCGTTACCTATGTCCGGCCCAATACGCAGATGAAAGCCAGCTGGGACGACGTGCCCGACGACATCAAGGACACCTTCGACCGACTGGGGATTCCCGAGGCGGAAAAGACGTCCCTGGCCGGCGTAGGAGCCCAGTACGATTCGGAAGTCGTATACCACAGCATTCAGGAAGAGCTGGTGCAGCAGGGCGTCATCTACACGGACTTTGAAACGGCACTGCGGGAATACGGGGATATCATTCAGGCTCATTTCATGAAGCTCGTGCCGCCGACGGATCATAAATTTGCCGCTCTCCACGGCGCCGTCTGGTCTGGCGGCTCCTATGTATACGTGCCGGCCGGTGTAGACGTATCCATTCCGCTGCAGAGCTATTTTCGCTTGAACGCGCCTGGAGCCGGCCAGTTTGAGCATACGCTGATTATTGTGGAAAACGGCGCGAAGGTGCATTTCATTGAAGGCTGTTCCGCGCCGAAATACAACGTAGCCAATCTCCACGCCGGCTGTGTCGAATTGTTTGTCGGCGACGACGCAACGCTGACCTACTCGACTATAGAAAACTGGTCGAAGAATATGTATAACTTAAATACGAAACGGGCGATTGTCGGCCGAAACGGCACGATCAACTGGGTGACAGGGTCCTTTGGTTCCCATACATCCTGCCTGTACCCCATGAGTATCCTGCAGGGAGAAGGGGCGCACTGCGAATTTACAGGCGTTACCTTTGCCGGGAAAGGGCAGTATCTCGATACGGGATCGAAAGTAGTCCATAACGCGCCGAAGACGACGAGCAATATCAATTCCAAATCCATCAGCAAGGACGGTGGTGTCTGCATATACCGCGGCAGCGTCGTCATCAATCCCCGTGCCGAGGGGGCGAAGGCCAACGTCAGCTGCGAATCGCTGATGCTGGATGAAGAATCGCAGTCCGATACGATTCCGGCAATTGTCGTCAAGAATGACAATGTTGACCTTGGACATGAAGCGTCTATCGGCCGCATTTCCGACGAAGCTGTTTTCTATCTCATGAGCCGCGGCCTCAGCGAAGACGAAGCCAGGGCGATGCTGGTCAAGGGCTTCGTAGAACCCGTATCCAAAGCTCTTCCGCTGGAATACGCCGTAGAGATGAATAATCTGATTAACCTCGAATTAAAAGGGTCTTTGACCTAAGGAGGGGAGATATACATGAACGCAAAGACAAAACCTGTGATACAACTATATAATGAGCTTCCCCGGCCTACATTTCGGACAATAAAAGTCAATAACTTGGAGCTTGAACCTCTGCCGGAACGGCCATCGGGCAGATATACGCCGCAGCATCAGTGTGAAGGGGACGTTTCCCTGTATTTTTATCAGGGAAACGGCATGCCCGACCTGGGAGAGTTTCAAGGGGCCAATGCCGAAGCGCTGGAACGGGCCCTGCGCCATGCCGATAAGGGATGCGCCATTGAAGCCGAAGCGGGAGCCAAGGGGACGGCCCGCTTAGTATATGAAGTAAACGACGACCATCCGACGTTGAACCGGCAGCTTCGCATTACGGCCGGAGCTGGCAGCGACGTAACAGTATATTTAGTATTTGAAGGCG
This region of Megasphaera stantonii genomic DNA includes:
- the scfA gene encoding six-cysteine ranthipeptide SCIFF, coding for MAKHIITINTESIQKTTQHAGCSECQTSCQSACKTSCTVGNQVCTK
- the nth gene encoding endonuclease III, producing the protein MAITKKIKQEMLQRFQDQYGIMKPALHYTTPFELMIAVILSAQCTDERVNIVTAGMFPEYNTPEKMLTLGLEGLEEKIRTCGLYHSKAKNILANCAILCEQYGGEVPQTFDELVKLPGVGRKTANVLVSILFDTPAIAVDTHVFRVSNRLQLAEGKTPLEVEKGLQKAIPEEWWSRAHHWLIWHGRRVCKARKPACDDCFLADLCPASSIDKKAKTR
- the scfB gene encoding thioether cross-link-forming SCIFF peptide maturase, which codes for MTTIKPMIHKYCQNGTYMLLDVNSGIINVIDKMTYDILDVYDGTNKDAVYEAFAGAYAREDIAETLGELDELIEKELLFAPMAEDFQVVAEEEPIVKSLCLNIAHDCNLRCKYCFASQGDYDTHKRELMSFDVAKRAVDLLIRSTEGKRQHCEIDFFGGEPLMNFDVVKQTIEYIREQEKIHDKVFKLSLTTNGMLLDPAKVKYLTENHISLILSLDGHPEVHNRMRPDAGGRGSYDSCAKNLVYAAEHRDGEEYYVRGTYTKYNLDFAKDVEHMADLGFEGLSMEPVVGDDLSYAITEDDLPRIYEEYDRLTDLYLQRMDEGRPFIYYHFIMDLYRGPCIAKRLRGCGAGHEYMCVVPNGDIYPCHQFVGQDEYVIGNVYDGVTDTKLPPLFRDMHVLNKPICCDCWAKFFCSGGCHANNIKYGGDIKTPYALSCKIQKKRIECAMYIQAVLAMRGQKVRLFGDDRDDCEGCGACE
- the sufB gene encoding Fe-S cluster assembly protein SufB — protein: MANAAEQKRKDERRTIEAFSDFSNIYNFKKDFTYSYKTQAGLTEDIVRTISAEKKEPKWMLDFRLKSLDIFHHLEYPVWGPDISELHMDDIVTYVRPNTQMKASWDDVPDDIKDTFDRLGIPEAEKTSLAGVGAQYDSEVVYHSIQEELVQQGVIYTDFETALREYGDIIQAHFMKLVPPTDHKFAALHGAVWSGGSYVYVPAGVDVSIPLQSYFRLNAPGAGQFEHTLIIVENGAKVHFIEGCSAPKYNVANLHAGCVELFVGDDATLTYSTIENWSKNMYNLNTKRAIVGRNGTINWVTGSFGSHTSCLYPMSILQGEGAHCEFTGVTFAGKGQYLDTGSKVVHNAPKTTSNINSKSISKDGGVCIYRGSVVINPRAEGAKANVSCESLMLDEESQSDTIPAIVVKNDNVDLGHEASIGRISDEAVFYLMSRGLSEDEARAMLVKGFVEPVSKALPLEYAVEMNNLINLELKGSLT
- the larE gene encoding ATP-dependent sacrificial sulfur transferase LarE, giving the protein MANKELLTKYERLRSVVADMGSVVVGFSGGVDSTFLTYVAWDVLGDRALAVTAVSPTLPEGEERAACQLAAQMGVAHVVMPSQEFENEEFVKNQPDRCYICKKIRFTALAALAKESRYRWVADGSNVDDLGDYRPGMKALKEMADVVRSPMVETGMTKGDIRELSKLLGLPTWDKQSAACLASRIPYGVPLSPQRLRQVDQAEAYIAPFVKGSLRVRHHGDVARIEVGRDEIPSVLQHGEEIVQALRGYGFTYVTVDLGGYAMGSLNEGIETREET
- the sufC gene encoding Fe-S cluster assembly ATPase SufC, which gives rise to MAELLNIEGLKVEVEGKEILKGLDLTVRAGEVHVIMGTNGAGKSTLFNAVMGHPKYTVTGGSIFFEGKDITRMPVDERAKAGIFMAFQAPIAVQGISVENFTRSAKSTISGETQRIMPFRKKLKAQMEELKMDSSYASRYVNDGFSGGERKKTEILQMCMLEPKLAMLDEIDSGLDVDAVRVVSQTVAKYHDEGNALMVITHHSEILQGLQPDVVHVLIDGKIVKSGGPELIQVIEEKGYDSFR